A region of the uncultured Umboniibacter sp. genome:
TGACTGCGACACCGCTGGCTTGGATCGCACGTTGATGACAGCCCATCTATTTAATATTCAGGCGGTTCCATTTGTCATCGCCCCTGATGGCCGCTACCGCGCAGGCGTTGATCAGCATGTGTGGCGCTGGATTAGGAGTGGTTCGTAATGCCAGAATTTTTCTCATTCAAGCGCCGTTATAAGGATTTCTTCCTCCAAACCGAAGAGCGCTTTACGTCCATTATTCCCGTGTTGGCCTTCGACGAAGACTCACACATTTTCTATCTGGATGACAAGACGATCGGCGTAGGATTTGAGTGTACGCCGGTGTCGGGCTCTGATGATCCCCTACAGCAGCAAACCAAAGCCTTTCTCGATGACAGTTATCCAGATGGTAGTCACCTGCAGTTCCTTTGGTGGCGTAATCCTGACATCAATCAACCCATGGCAGATATGCGAATGGTGCGAGCGCATTACCACGATCCCGATTTTGCCGGAGAGACGAATGCCAGAGAGAAATTCTTTAAGTCTTACACCACTAAGCCGTTGAAGATCGATCAAGGTGGGAAGGTGTACAACATGGGAACGGTGTTCGACGTCAAGTTGTACGTGACGCTAAAAATTCCAATTGCGGATGTCGAGCCAACGGAATCCGAAATCAAATCATTGAAAAATATCTACACCAAGATGCTCACGTCGCTTGGCAATATGCGGATGTCGCCGCAGCCGTTAACCGCTCAGCGTTGGATTCGGGCCATGTCAACTATCTTTAATTGGCAGGAAGATGCCCCTTGGCGAGAAGAACTTCAGGAATGGGATAAGACACGTATTCTTTCCGATCAGATCCTCGACCTCGAGAATGCCGTTGATAATTATGAAGACCACCTTGAAGTCGGTAACTCAGAGCGACGTAAGTACATCAAGGTATTAGCCCCTAAGAAACGACCACAGCGCACACGTTTCGGTGAGCAGCAGTTCTTCGCGGGCGCGATGGATGGATCGCTCGGCGGTGTTCGAACGAACTATCTGATTTGCGCCAACATCTATTATCCGCCCGCCGATAAAAAACGCGAGAAGATGGAAAAACTTCGTACCTACGCCGTGAACCAGGCGACTGGGCCGATGGCAAAGTTCGCACCCATCTTGGAAGAGAAGCGTGTCGACTTTGACCGCATGATGAAGTCGATGGAAGACGGCAATCGCGCTATTGAAATGAGTTTTTCTACCATTGTCTTTGCGAACTCTAAGGACGAAGTGGATGAGGCTGCTCAGGCAGCGAAGAACTTTTGGCGCACCAATCGCTATGAGATGCTCGTGAACCAATTTATGCAAATGCCGGTGTTGTTGAATTCACTACCGCTTTGTCAGGATGCGACGGCCATTAAAGAGCTTGGTTCCTACAATACCGCCACCACCGCTCACGCGACCATGTTCTTGCCCATTAACTCTGAATGGCGCGGCACCGGCACGCCAGATTTAACCCTATTGAGTCGCAACGGACAGGTCATGTCGTTCTCCTCATGGGATACAGATACTAATTATTCAATGTGTATAACGGCCGCATCTGGGGCTGGAAAATCTTTCCTCAGCAACGCCATTATCGGCTCAATTTTATCCGTTGGCGGGCAAGTGTGGACGGTCGATGTCGGTGGGAGTTATCAAAAACTCTGTGAGACCTATAAGGGCGATTACATTGAATTTGGTCCCACGTCGACAATCTGTTTGAACCCATTCTCAAATGTCGCCTCCCTGTGCGGCACCGAGAAAACACGACGCCCTGATTTTACCGGCGATCCGGCAAAAGATGAAGGCGCTGAAGATCAGCTACTTCAATTACTGATTGCGATGGTTGCGCCGACCACGGTGCTGGAAGATCTCGAGCGAGCCACACTACGATCCGTCCTGAATAAGGAGTGGATGAAATACTATGGCGATCTCCAGCTCGACCACATTATGCATGCCTTACTGGAACACGATGATATTCGCATCAAGGATTTAGGTCATCGTCTTGAGCCATTTTCCTCGCTCGGCTCCTACGGTAAATGGTTCATCGGTAAAAACAATTGTGACTTTAAAAATCGATTTACGGTCCTTGAACTCGAGGCGCTCAACACTAAGCCTGATCTTCAATCGGTCGTCCTACTGATGATTATTGCCAACATTGGTGAGCAGGTTTTCTTAGGCGACCCGGCGCGGCGCAAGTTATTTTTGATTGATGAGGCGTGGAACATTCTTGCTAACGGTCCTGATGAAGTAACCGACCTGATTGAGGCTGGGTACCGCCGCTTCAGAAAGAATAACGGCGCAATGTGCTTGATTAGTCAATCATTATTAGACCTTCGGGCTTCTCGCGCCGGCCAAGCAATCTTGGATAACTCCGCAACAACCTTAACACTACGTCAAAAAACGGAAACTATCGAGGCGGTTGCTGCCGGCGGATTTATGTCGCTCAGCGATTATGAGCTCTCGCAACTCAAAACGGTTCACACGACCCCTGGTGTGTATTCAGAGATGTTGATTCGAAATGACCGAGGCTCGGGCATCGCTCGACTATTTGTTGATCCGTACACCTACTTGGTCTACTCGTCCACGCCGAAGGATAAGGCCGAGATTAAAGTTTACACGGATCAAGGTCTTTCAACTGCCGACGCGATCAATCGCGTCCTTCAAGATCGGGGGGTTGAGCTGTGAGTGAAAGAAATCATATTAGCTTGATTCACCAACTTGTCACCGGAGCGTTGGTTGCCGCCGTCATTATGCTTTGGCTTGCCAACAATCGCCTCCATGAGAAAGTGTCAGACATCCAAAGCGGCTATGGCTTGCCGATCTACACACTCTCATCCTCGACCGCGGTTTACAACCTCGCCGAATACCTCCATCCGCAATCACCCACGTCCGAAGTGGCATTGTTGGAAGCACGTCTTCGCGTGAATCATGCACTCAAGCATTTATCTGATCAGGGTTACATCGTCATGGATTCCAGTGACTTGCTCACGCTCGGTAGCAAGTCCGTATTTGATCTCAACGCGCAGACGATCTTTCTGGTGAATGAGCAATTCAACTTCGATGAACAATTAAATTAGGGAACGTATCGATGTCGTTAATGGTAAAGAGTGAATTTTGGTTATTCGAGCGAATTGAGCGGTTCCGCCAATACGCCCGCGACCACCAGAAAATGAGCAAGAAGAAATTCTGGACACTTGCCCTCATCGTCACATCCATCGTCATTTGCGCGCAGTGGGCGTTTGCTCAGCGTTATAGCTTCGGCGTCGATCCCCAAGCGCAGACCTCGATTATCGATAGTCGCGTCTTTGTGATCGATCACGCCTCGGCGCAAGACCTTCGAGTGGGCAACTACTACGCGTTCACCACGACGGATCTGTCGCCCTTTTACCCGGAAGGCACGACATTCTTAAAGGAGCTTGTAGCAGTGCCAGGCGATCATATTCTGATCGACTCAGAAGGCGCCATTTGGGTCAACCAGCAGCGCATTGCCTTTTGGGGCTTACCGCTTGCTGAGGAAAAATTTGGACTCCCATCGTCACAGTTTCAAGGCGAAACCACACTAGGGGAGAATCAGTATTGGTTCTTGGGAAATTATGAAAAGTCATTCGATTCACGGTATTGGGGGAGTGTGAGTGAGAGTCAAATTATTGGCCGTGCTTATCGTCTTTTCTAATCTTGCCTTTGGGCAGGGTGTTAGCGACGCCGATCAAGCGAT
Encoded here:
- the traC gene encoding type IV secretion system protein TraC codes for the protein MPEFFSFKRRYKDFFLQTEERFTSIIPVLAFDEDSHIFYLDDKTIGVGFECTPVSGSDDPLQQQTKAFLDDSYPDGSHLQFLWWRNPDINQPMADMRMVRAHYHDPDFAGETNAREKFFKSYTTKPLKIDQGGKVYNMGTVFDVKLYVTLKIPIADVEPTESEIKSLKNIYTKMLTSLGNMRMSPQPLTAQRWIRAMSTIFNWQEDAPWREELQEWDKTRILSDQILDLENAVDNYEDHLEVGNSERRKYIKVLAPKKRPQRTRFGEQQFFAGAMDGSLGGVRTNYLICANIYYPPADKKREKMEKLRTYAVNQATGPMAKFAPILEEKRVDFDRMMKSMEDGNRAIEMSFSTIVFANSKDEVDEAAQAAKNFWRTNRYEMLVNQFMQMPVLLNSLPLCQDATAIKELGSYNTATTAHATMFLPINSEWRGTGTPDLTLLSRNGQVMSFSSWDTDTNYSMCITAASGAGKSFLSNAIIGSILSVGGQVWTVDVGGSYQKLCETYKGDYIEFGPTSTICLNPFSNVASLCGTEKTRRPDFTGDPAKDEGAEDQLLQLLIAMVAPTTVLEDLERATLRSVLNKEWMKYYGDLQLDHIMHALLEHDDIRIKDLGHRLEPFSSLGSYGKWFIGKNNCDFKNRFTVLELEALNTKPDLQSVVLLMIIANIGEQVFLGDPARRKLFLIDEAWNILANGPDEVTDLIEAGYRRFRKNNGAMCLISQSLLDLRASRAGQAILDNSATTLTLRQKTETIEAVAAGGFMSLSDYELSQLKTVHTTPGVYSEMLIRNDRGSGIARLFVDPYTYLVYSSTPKDKAEIKVYTDQGLSTADAINRVLQDRGVEL
- a CDS encoding S26 family signal peptidase, whose amino-acid sequence is MSLMVKSEFWLFERIERFRQYARDHQKMSKKKFWTLALIVTSIVICAQWAFAQRYSFGVDPQAQTSIIDSRVFVIDHASAQDLRVGNYYAFTTTDLSPFYPEGTTFLKELVAVPGDHILIDSEGAIWVNQQRIAFWGLPLAEEKFGLPSSQFQGETTLGENQYWFLGNYEKSFDSRYWGSVSESQIIGRAYRLF